From the Leptolyngbya sp. O-77 genome, one window contains:
- a CDS encoding alpha/beta fold hydrolase has protein sequence MPALSPQLPWHTQLGSQRDWAWRGWQIRYTYLRAQTPAPDAVPIVFLHGFGAALTQWRLNLEPLSQHHTVYALDLLGFGASEKGAANYKVDLWMAQVRDFCREIVGRPVVLVGHSLGALVALAIAAAEPALVQGLILLTLPASRQELLPGKLQGFVGEIESFFSSPLLLKPLFSLIRRPGVIRSVLRAVYANPEAITDELVQSFAIPAGDRGAAKVLCRLVQARTQTDFSPNTKALLQAVDLPILLLWGEKDRVIPLGWGRQLPAMNPRLKLIELPDAGHCPYDECADRVNREILAWVDHCVGKVNAGAVNAGAVNAGAVNAGAVNAGATKPPLGPSA, from the coding sequence ATGCCTGCTTTGTCTCCGCAGCTTCCCTGGCACACGCAGCTTGGCTCCCAGCGCGACTGGGCATGGCGCGGCTGGCAGATTCGCTATACCTATCTAAGGGCGCAAACCCCTGCGCCGGATGCCGTGCCGATTGTATTCCTGCATGGGTTCGGGGCAGCGCTGACCCAGTGGCGGCTGAACCTGGAGCCGCTGAGCCAGCATCACACGGTCTATGCGCTGGATTTGCTGGGGTTTGGTGCGTCGGAAAAAGGGGCGGCAAATTACAAAGTAGACCTGTGGATGGCGCAGGTGCGGGACTTTTGCCGCGAGATTGTGGGGCGGCCGGTGGTGCTGGTGGGGCATTCGCTGGGGGCGCTCGTGGCGCTGGCGATCGCCGCTGCTGAGCCTGCCCTGGTTCAGGGGTTGATCCTGCTCACGTTGCCTGCATCTCGCCAGGAGCTATTGCCCGGAAAGCTACAGGGCTTCGTGGGCGAAATTGAATCTTTCTTCTCGTCGCCGCTGCTGCTAAAGCCGTTGTTCAGCCTAATTCGGCGACCGGGCGTGATTCGCTCGGTGCTGCGAGCAGTTTATGCTAACCCCGAAGCCATTACCGACGAACTGGTGCAAAGCTTCGCCATTCCGGCGGGCGATCGCGGCGCAGCGAAAGTCCTCTGTCGGCTGGTGCAGGCCCGCACCCAAACAGACTTTAGCCCGAATACAAAAGCCTTGCTGCAAGCGGTCGATTTGCCGATCCTGCTGCTGTGGGGAGAAAAAGACCGTGTAATCCCACTGGGATGGGGTCGTCAGCTTCCGGCCATGAATCCCAGGCTAAAGCTGATTGAACTGCCCGATGCGGGCCACTGTCCTTACGACGAGTGCGCCGACCGAGTCAATCGAGAAATCCTGGCGTGGGTCGATCACTGCGTTGGTAAGGTAAATGCCGGAGCAGTAAATGCTGGAGCAGTAAATGCTGGAGCGGTGAACGCTGGAGCCGTGAACGCTGGCGCAACCAAGCCGCCGTTAGGCCCTAGCGCCTGA
- a CDS encoding WD40 repeat domain-containing serine/threonine-protein kinase, with amino-acid sequence MLQTAPRLIFPKPYRSQDASPPDAMSLCINPQCAEPNHPSNDGSRFCQSCGSDLVLRERYRVMRLISDKSGFGQVYEAYERNVPKILKVLKEIHSGHSKAVALFRREAVVLSQLRHPGVPAIEPDGYFQFLPRGSESPLHCIIMEKIDGPNLREWMRQQGNHGISEAQARKWMRQLTEVLHLVHERNYFHRDIKPENIMLRSNGQLVLVDFGAVREMTATYLAQLGGSEGVTRISSAGYTPPEQEKGQAVPQSDFYALGWTFIYLLTGKQPTDPDIYNPHDNSFRWRQFAPQVSEPFADFIDRLIAPKASDRPTSTREILEDLAAIAPPSNLPRVQGLASLPPENISSPKTTELQPAQTHSQRTTLRWKRPWFWGSAAALLIGLAGWGGWQVYQRSSGGTVAVQSLVSSASLAEHTGFINHGVFTPDGQQLITCGADQQIIVWDVATGQPLRTLKGHSSYVNVVALSGNGQTLVSGGADNQVLIWDLPSGTIRHTLTGHTNAINALAIASDGTLISGSADSTVRTWNLATGQPIHTLEGHKGFINAIAVSPDARTIVSGGTDSDIIAWDLETGTPLRTFTGFTGAINAIALTPDGVEVLAGGTDRTIYRWNLETGELGKPLTGSAGFINMLAVRGDGRTLLSSDAEGQLTLWNLVTGKPTHIFAGEGAPLDHAIASPDWRTIATGKGFRTVRLWQLPDDVF; translated from the coding sequence TTGCTTCAGACTGCTCCCAGACTCATCTTTCCCAAGCCCTACCGCTCCCAGGATGCATCACCGCCCGACGCTATGAGCCTCTGCATCAATCCCCAATGCGCTGAACCCAATCACCCCAGCAACGACGGCAGCCGCTTTTGCCAAAGCTGCGGGTCGGATCTGGTGCTGCGGGAGCGCTATCGCGTTATGCGGCTGATTAGCGACAAAAGCGGTTTTGGTCAGGTGTATGAAGCCTACGAGCGGAATGTACCCAAAATCCTGAAGGTGCTGAAGGAAATCCACAGCGGCCACAGCAAAGCCGTCGCCCTGTTTCGGCGAGAGGCCGTAGTGCTGAGCCAGTTGCGCCATCCGGGTGTGCCTGCGATTGAGCCAGACGGCTATTTCCAGTTTTTGCCACGCGGCAGCGAGTCGCCGCTGCACTGCATCATCATGGAAAAAATTGACGGGCCTAACCTGCGAGAATGGATGCGGCAGCAGGGCAACCACGGCATCAGCGAGGCGCAGGCGCGAAAGTGGATGCGACAACTGACGGAGGTGCTGCACTTGGTGCATGAGCGCAACTATTTTCACCGGGATATTAAGCCCGAAAATATTATGCTGCGGTCGAATGGGCAGTTGGTGTTGGTGGACTTTGGCGCAGTGCGCGAGATGACGGCGACTTATCTGGCACAACTGGGCGGTTCCGAAGGCGTAACCCGCATTAGCTCCGCAGGCTACACGCCGCCAGAGCAGGAAAAGGGGCAGGCTGTGCCCCAGTCCGATTTTTATGCCCTGGGGTGGACGTTTATTTACCTGCTGACCGGGAAGCAACCGACCGATCCTGATATTTACAATCCCCACGACAATAGCTTCCGCTGGCGGCAGTTTGCTCCGCAGGTGTCGGAGCCGTTTGCCGACTTTATCGACCGCCTGATTGCGCCCAAAGCGAGCGATCGCCCCACCAGCACCCGCGAAATCCTGGAAGATCTGGCGGCGATCGCCCCTCCCAGCAACCTGCCCCGCGTCCAAGGGCTGGCTTCATTACCCCCAGAAAATATCTCCTCACCCAAGACGACCGAGCTTCAGCCTGCACAGACTCATTCTCAGCGCACCACACTCCGCTGGAAGCGTCCCTGGTTCTGGGGCAGTGCAGCAGCGCTGCTGATTGGGCTGGCGGGCTGGGGTGGCTGGCAAGTTTATCAGCGTTCTAGCGGTGGAACCGTTGCCGTACAGTCGCTCGTCTCTAGCGCTAGCTTGGCAGAACATACCGGATTCATTAATCACGGAGTGTTTACTCCGGACGGGCAGCAGCTCATTACCTGTGGCGCAGACCAGCAAATCATCGTGTGGGACGTGGCAACGGGGCAACCCCTCCGCACGCTCAAGGGACATAGCAGCTACGTGAACGTGGTCGCGCTGAGCGGCAATGGGCAAACGCTGGTGAGCGGCGGCGCAGATAATCAAGTCCTAATTTGGGATTTGCCCAGCGGCACAATCCGACATACGCTGACCGGTCACACGAACGCAATAAACGCACTGGCGATCGCCTCGGATGGAACACTGATCAGCGGCAGTGCGGATAGCACAGTGCGAACCTGGAACCTGGCAACCGGACAGCCAATTCACACCCTGGAAGGACACAAAGGGTTCATCAATGCGATTGCTGTTAGCCCTGATGCCCGCACAATTGTTAGTGGCGGTACAGATTCAGATATCATCGCTTGGGATCTGGAGACTGGAACGCCACTGCGAACGTTTACAGGATTTACAGGAGCCATCAATGCGATCGCCCTTACGCCGGATGGAGTCGAGGTGCTGGCGGGCGGCACAGATCGAACAATCTATCGCTGGAACCTGGAGACAGGCGAACTGGGCAAACCGCTGACGGGTTCGGCTGGGTTTATCAACATGCTGGCAGTGCGCGGCGACGGCAGAACCTTGCTCAGCAGCGATGCCGAAGGGCAACTGACGCTGTGGAATTTGGTAACCGGAAAACCCACTCACATCTTTGCCGGCGAGGGAGCGCCCCTCGACCATGCGATCGCCAGCCCCGACTGGAGAACCATCGCCACGGGCAAAGGGTTCCGCACGGTACGTCTGTGGCAGCTTCCAGACGACGTGTTTTAG
- a CDS encoding VOC family protein — protein sequence MLYTDYATLTLSSPNLARLRQFYRTLLNIAPSFEFPNTYVEFQIGLFRFGIFQPKQEHAGEFAASHSGAMSLCLEVDNLEQAIAAVEAAHSAIAAAPPRPASPIITDFHGREAYAYDPDGNRLILHESGHPATF from the coding sequence ATGCTTTACACCGACTACGCCACGCTCACCCTGTCCTCGCCCAATCTGGCACGGTTGCGGCAGTTCTACCGGACGCTCCTCAACATCGCTCCATCGTTCGAGTTTCCCAACACCTACGTCGAATTCCAGATCGGTCTGTTTCGGTTTGGCATCTTTCAGCCCAAACAGGAACATGCCGGAGAATTCGCTGCCTCCCACAGCGGCGCAATGAGCCTGTGCCTGGAGGTAGATAACCTGGAGCAGGCGATCGCCGCTGTAGAGGCTGCCCATAGCGCGATCGCCGCCGCCCCCCCACGCCCCGCCAGCCCCATCATTACTGACTTCCACGGTCGCGAAGCCTACGCCTACGACCCCGACGGCAACCGCCTCATTCTGCACGAGTCAGGGCATCCCGCAACGTTCTGA